ATTGCCTTTGTTCGGCAAACGCGCCCGATTACGGAATAGTAGCGCCCCCCCAGTATAATCACCTTTTTACGAAATAAATGCTCCCATCATAAACTTTTGGCCTATTAAAAATAATCCCCAAGCAACTATTCCTAGTGAAATCGCTAGAACTAAATGAACAGATTGCTTTAATGCGATATAGATCACAAACAGCATTATCGCTGTTGCAGGAAATCCTACTAAAACGCCAAGTGTAAATTTGTTGATGTTTTGAGTAGATTCTCCTTGAATTGTTAGCCAAATAATACTTAGGATGCTGATTAAAGGAAGAGCAGCTACAATGCCTCCATATACAGGGAATCGCCTAGCCAATTCTGTTACGATGCCAATAATGGCAGCTGAACTTATAATTTTTATTAGCAAATACATTTATTTTGATACCTCACTTAAAATACGAAATGCTTCAACTACCATTTCCCTTTCATTAGCCGATAACCTGGTAAGTGCAGCTTGCAGTTTATTTTCATCTAACTCTGTATTCTTCTTTAATATTGCGGAACCTATTTCTGTTAAATGTAGATACACCTTACGTTGGTCTTCTTCCGACCTTTCTTTATACAACCATCCATTACCCACTAATTTTTTTACATGTTCCGAAGCTGTATTGTGTGAAATTGATAATTGCTCAGCAATGTCACGAATCATAACATATTGCTTTTTCTGAACCGTTTGTAAAATACGAACACTTTGATGCGAAATGGCTTCCTCTTGCTTAGGATGTAAATTGAAGTAAATATCGGAAAAGTAATTATTTATATTTTGAATCATTAAACCACGCTCCTAAATTAATCGTATAATACGATTATATCGTAAATTGCGATATATTATCAATAAAAAATTCTCCCTGTCTTTTCTATTTTAGTAACGGGGATCAGATTATAAAATAAGCGCTTATCCTTTTTCAAGGATTGCGCCCGTTTGTTAAACATTATTTAAAAATATCTTCTAGTTCATCTTTTAATATTTCCTTGGTCTTGCCTAGATTGAATTGGGAATTATCAAGCCAAATTTTCTTCATATCAAGATTGTCGTAGATTTCTTTTTCGAGCAACTTCATAGCCTCTAACACCTTAATAGTTCCATCTACTCCATATAATTTGTGGCTTTCCCCGTAACCTTGTTCAGTATAATATTCGATAAACCCCTCCGACCATGCTTTTGGCCGTTCATCTAAAGCTTTTTTAAAGGATGTTTCAAGGTTGTTTTGATCCACATATATTAATAATGGATTTAAACTTTTTATATTCTCGGCTAACCCTAAAACGTAGCCTGAAACCTCTTCCATCGATCTATTATATTTGACCAATCCGATAGTCAATGGGTTTTGCATAAAACAACATTCAAATACATAAGGTGAATCTTCATGAAGTGCCTTTTCACCAAAGTCCTTCCAACTTTCCGTTATGAGTTCTGTATTTTTTTCAAATGAAAGTTCATAAATATCACGAGTGCAAATTTCATTGAATAGCTGATGAGGTATTTGTTCCCCATATTTTTCCTTGATTTTAACATACGGAATAAAATATCCGTTTCCTTTCATCACCACGTTATTTTTTAGCATTTTTTGGTACTCAGGGTATTCTTCTAGAAGTCTTCTATATTCGTTTTTATCAAAAAAAGCGACACTATCATAATCAGCAGGGTGATCTAAATTGCCTTCTAAAAAGAGTTGGGCATCCAACCCTTGTTTTTTCAAAAGCTCGTGTACAAGTTTTGCAATAGTTGTTTTTCCTGATCCGGGTAAACCTTCGATCAAAATTAATTTTGTATTCATCCTGTCTCCTTTGTTTAATTCTTTTTCAGTTAAATGGCCCGATTCTTGAAGATCAAAGAAAAACAAGCCAGCTTTTCCGTTGCATTTATTTAACGGGCAACGTATTAAACCTTTTGGTTCTGGTGCAAAAATCATTTGATAGAGACATAGAAACCTACATAGACTGTTCAATGGCAGATTATGATGCAATTCCAAACAATTTATGTATGAACCTAACTTCATTTTGGGCAGACTTCACCTGTGAGTGAAGTTGTCCTTTTTTCATCATATGCATGGCTTCAACACCACTCAATATAGAGGTTGCTGTTTTAAATGACTTGAATCCCAACATAGAAC
This Bacillus mycoides DNA region includes the following protein-coding sequences:
- a CDS encoding MarR family winged helix-turn-helix transcriptional regulator, with protein sequence MIQNINNYFSDIYFNLHPKQEEAISHQSVRILQTVQKKQYVMIRDIAEQLSISHNTASEHVKKLVGNGWLYKERSEEDQRKVYLHLTEIGSAILKKNTELDENKLQAALTRLSANEREMVVEAFRILSEVSK
- a CDS encoding DUF3147 family protein: MYLLIKIISSAAIIGIVTELARRFPVYGGIVAALPLISILSIIWLTIQGESTQNINKFTLGVLVGFPATAIMLFVIYIALKQSVHLVLAISLGIVAWGLFLIGQKFMMGAFIS